The following proteins are co-located in the bacterium genome:
- the tmk gene encoding dTMP kinase: MKTKRFYGKGLPNVDPTQLKGNLIVIEGSDGAGRSTQISFLQNWLERRGYPTVVVGLKRSELVGEALAEAMHGNTLNALTLNLFYATDFADQLERVILPALKAGFVVLADRYIYTLMARDIVRGSSMDWLREIYGFALEPDAVFYLNTSPKTLAERNFQKRGYLDYWESGMDIQRVGSMYDNFIKYQNKLHKVFLALQREYGFFSVAASRSPLSIAKEIRARVEKILLSDRPAAPAVPPKEPAAPPEKSAAPKETTN; this comes from the coding sequence ATGAAGACCAAGCGTTTTTACGGCAAGGGCCTCCCGAACGTCGACCCGACCCAGCTCAAGGGGAACCTTATCGTCATCGAGGGGTCCGACGGGGCGGGACGTTCCACCCAGATCAGCTTCCTCCAGAACTGGCTCGAGCGGCGGGGTTATCCCACCGTGGTGGTGGGGCTCAAAAGGTCCGAACTGGTCGGCGAGGCCCTGGCGGAGGCCATGCACGGCAACACCCTGAACGCCCTGACCCTCAACCTTTTCTACGCCACTGATTTCGCCGACCAGCTGGAACGGGTCATCCTGCCTGCCCTCAAGGCGGGGTTCGTGGTGCTGGCCGACCGCTATATCTACACCCTCATGGCCCGGGACATCGTCCGGGGATCTTCCATGGACTGGCTCCGGGAGATCTACGGTTTCGCCCTGGAGCCCGACGCCGTCTTTTACCTCAACACCAGCCCCAAGACCCTGGCCGAGCGGAATTTCCAGAAACGGGGCTATTTGGACTACTGGGAATCGGGCATGGACATCCAGCGGGTCGGGAGCATGTACGATAATTTCATCAAGTACCAGAACAAGCTCCACAAGGTCTTCCTGGCCCTGCAGCGGGAGTACGGTTTCTTCAGCGTCGCCGCCTCCCGATCCCCCCTTTCGATCGCCAAGGAGATCCGGGCGCGGGTGGAGAAGATCCTCCTTTCCGACCGTCCCGCCGCCCCCGCCGTCCCTCCCAAGGAACCGGCGGCGCCGCCCGAAAAGTCCGCGGCCCCCAAGGAAACCACGAACTGA
- the tmk gene encoding dTMP kinase produces the protein MPKSNQEVEGKLIAVEGLDGSGKSTQIRLLKRWLELEGYKVFFTEWNSSELVRKATRKGKKKKLLTPTTFSLIHATDFADRYERQILPLLKGGYLVLADRYVYTAFARDSVRGCDRDWLRKLYRFARKPDITFFFELPLEVALGRILEGRPALKYHEAGLDMGFSKDPYESFRIFQGRIYEEYGRIFKEFNAERINATDPSELQQARMRDVVKKLIDLKKFKLKRGGAE, from the coding sequence ATGCCCAAGTCCAACCAAGAGGTCGAAGGCAAACTGATCGCCGTGGAAGGCCTGGACGGGTCCGGAAAGTCGACCCAGATACGGCTCCTGAAGCGCTGGCTGGAGCTGGAAGGCTACAAGGTCTTCTTCACCGAATGGAACTCCTCCGAACTCGTCCGAAAGGCGACCCGCAAGGGCAAGAAGAAGAAACTGCTAACCCCCACCACCTTTTCCCTCATCCACGCCACCGACTTCGCCGACCGTTACGAGCGGCAGATCCTTCCCCTCCTGAAGGGGGGCTACCTGGTCCTGGCGGACCGCTACGTCTATACCGCCTTCGCCCGCGATTCGGTCCGGGGCTGCGACCGCGACTGGTTGCGCAAGCTCTACCGCTTCGCCCGGAAGCCCGACATCACCTTCTTCTTTGAGCTTCCCCTGGAGGTCGCCCTGGGCCGGATCCTGGAGGGACGCCCCGCCTTGAAATACCATGAGGCCGGCCTGGACATGGGATTCTCCAAGGACCCCTATGAATCCTTCCGGATCTTCCAGGGCAGGATCTACGAGGAATACGGCCGCATCTTCAAGGAATTCAACGCCGAACGCATCAACGCCACCGATCCCTCCGAACTCCAGCAGGCCCGGATGCGGGACGTCGTCAAGAAACTGATCGACCTCAAGAAATTCAAGCTCAAGCGGGGAGGCGCGGAATGA
- the msrB gene encoding peptide-methionine (R)-S-oxide reductase MsrB, producing MDRKIVAGSLVLGLLALLPGGSEAKAKAKEKIGIKGCYMGKWKGDKVVKTDAEWKKALTPEQYEILRGHGTERACTGLYWNNHEKGVYHCAGCGLEIFVSDTKFESGTGWPSFFKPIYPENIATREDHSWGMDRVEIHCPRCGGHLGHVFEDGPPPTGLRYCVNSASVTFVPDSPAKK from the coding sequence ATGGACCGAAAGATAGTGGCTGGTTCCCTCGTCTTGGGCCTCCTGGCCTTGCTGCCGGGCGGCTCCGAGGCGAAGGCCAAGGCGAAGGAAAAGATCGGCATCAAGGGGTGCTATATGGGCAAGTGGAAGGGCGACAAGGTGGTCAAGACGGACGCCGAATGGAAGAAGGCGCTGACCCCCGAGCAATACGAGATCCTGCGCGGCCACGGGACCGAGAGGGCCTGCACCGGCCTTTACTGGAACAACCACGAGAAGGGCGTCTATCACTGCGCCGGGTGCGGGTTGGAGATCTTCGTTTCGGACACGAAGTTCGAGTCGGGCACCGGCTGGCCCAGCTTCTTCAAACCCATCTATCCGGAGAACATCGCCACCCGCGAGGACCACTCCTGGGGCATGGACCGGGTCGAGATCCACTGTCCCCGTTGCGGCGGGCACCTGGGCCATGTTTTCGAGGATGGTCCCCCGCCCACGGGCCTGCGCTACTGCGTGAACTCGGCCTCGGTCACCTTCGTCCCGGACTCCCCCGCCAAGAAGTGA